The genomic window GAAGCGGCCCAGCCCGTTGGTCTCGACGCGCACCACGGGCAGGTGCAGGTCCCGCGCGAGGGCGGCCACCTGGCGGCATTGCTGCGTGGCGGGGTCGTCGGCGGCGTCGGCGCGCTGCGTGATCCACTCCACGCGGTGGATGAAGTGGTGGTTCTCCCCATCCATGTAGGTGGCGGCGAGCACGGAGCCATCGCCGCCCTTCTCGCGCCCGAAGGCGGGGTCCCAGAAGCCGCCGCCCGAGACCATGCGCCGCCCGAGCAGCCAGAGCTGCGGGCGGCCCTGCGCCTCGACATATTCCGTCTGCTCCGCGTAGCGCAGCAGCAGCGCGGGATCGAGCCGCGCGGCCGCGGCGGGCACGGGTTGCAGCAGCATCTGCCGGGCGAAGTGCATGGGGCCGACGCGCCGGCGGATGGCGGCGATGGCGGGCTCCGAGAAACGCTCGGGCCAGGCGCTGCGGCCCTCGGCGTCCAGGATGGGCACCTCCAGCCGCGCATAACCGCGCAGGAAGTCGTCGCCGGGGCGGTAGAGGCTCTCCTCCGTGTGCGGCGTGCCGACGTAGAGGATGGCGCCGCCCGGTGTCAGGATGAACTCCGTCTCCGCCAGGCGCTCGCGCAGTTCGTGGCGCTTGCCGGGCGTGTCGCAATTGCCCGGCACCTCCACGTCGTCGCAGATGATGAGGTCCGCGCGCGCGCCGGTGATGTTGCCCTGCAGCCCCTGCGCGAACATCGAGGGGTCGCGCAGCGCCGAACGGCGGGCCACGGTGAAGCGGTCGGTCGCCCAGGCCTCGCCATCCTCCGGCAGCAGCGGACGGCAGAGCGGGTGGCGCTCCAGCACGCGGCGCACATGCGCCACCATGCGCGCGGCGAGCGACTGTTCGGCCGCCAGCACCATGATCCGCAGCTCCGGATTGCGATACAGCGACCAGGCGCAGAGCAGCCCCACCAGCGTGGACTTCCCGCAGCCACGGAAGGCCATCAGCAGCATGCGGTTCGACGGCCGGTCCTCCAGCCAAAGCAGGATGCGGCGGTGCAGGGCGGGCGTCCTCAGCTCCTGGGCGCGGTTCCACATCCAGGTGAATTCCAGCAGGTCAGCCGGCTTCTCCATCGCGTGCAGTGTCCTCCCCCGTGTCACTGTCCTGGTCCATCTGGTGGCGGGCTTCGTGCAGCAGGTTCTCGGTGTCGGCCTCCGTCGTCTCGGCGGGTGTGTCGGCGAGCTTGATGATCTGCTCGATATGCGACAGCGCGGTCTTGGCGGCGGCGTGGCGCGCGGCGAAGGATTTGGCGTCCTCGGGTTCGTCCGGGCGGGGCGAGCGAAGGAAATTGAGGTAGTCCGCCGTCACCTCGGCCACCGCATCCTCCAGCCGCACCGGCATGGAGGGCTTGCGACGACGCCTCACGATTTCACCGCGCGCACCCGCACCGTGCCCGCATTCAGCGTGACGCTGCCGCCGGAGCGGTTCCACATGGTCACCGTCACCACATCCTGCGCGCCGATCTGCGCGAGGAAGACGATGGCAGAGGTAGAGAGGCTGTAGGCCGCCTGCGCGAAATCCCCGGGCCGCGCGCCCGGCACCGGCACGTTCACCTGCGCCGTGCTGCCGGCGGCGAGGGTGACGCCTTCATAGCCCTGTTCCGCGCGCAGCTCCCGCGCGCCGTGCGGCAGGCCGGGCAGGCCGTAGAGCAGCGCCGGTGCCTGCGACGGGTCGCAGGCCAGGCGCATGGCGCGCACCTCGTAGTCCACCCCGATGCGCGCGACGCCGATGATGGCATAGCCAACGGAGGGTTGGAGCCGCACGACCTGCAGCCGCGTCAAATTCGCATCGTTCATGTCGGCCGAGCCCTGCCACCAGCGCGCGGTGGCGTTCCACGCGAGCGATTGGCCGGAGGCGCGCACCAAAGGCCCGTTGACGTCGGTCAGCAGATTCATGGACGCGTCGAAGCACTGGATGACGAGGCGCGGGTTGTCACCGTCCACCGCCAGTGCGAATTCCTTCGTGCGCCGCGCATCCACGACGAAGCCCAGGCCGCGCCCGCCTTGCAGCGTGACACCCTCCGCCCCCAGCGCATAGGCGTCGAGGCCCGGGAAGGCGAACTGCGCCAGCGTGGTGGGCGTGCCGCCGACATTGGAGGAGAGGCAGGCCAGGCGGTCGAAGCCCGTCTGCGTGGCCGTCCAGCGGAAGGCGGCGGCGCGCAGGCTGGGCACCGAGGCGACCTCGCGCGTGAATTCCCGGTGCGCGGCCGCCTGGTGCAGCGCGCGCACCACGCCGCCCACGCGTGTCGCGCCCGGCGCGTAGTCGATGTCCAGCTGGTAGGCCTGGCTGGCCCAGGCCACCTCGTAGACATGGTCCTGCGCGGAACTGGTGTGGCGGCCCGCGAAGGGCGAGCAGCCCTCCATCCGCATCCCATAGGCGAGCACGGCGCGGCTGCTGACGGTGGAGAGGAAGGGCACGCCCAGGATGGGCCGGTTCGCGGCCTGGAGCTCGAAGTTCGGGCCGAAGAACACATGCCGGTTGTGCGCGACATAGGCGCCCGGCTCCGCCGAGAAGCGCACGCCGAAGCGGTCCTTGTCCGGATAGAGCGAGGAGGCGATGGCGAAGTGCCCGCCGAAATAGCGCACCGAGGTGTTCCACGCCGCGGCCGTGACGGTGTGCGCGTCCAGCCCGATCTTGTTGTTCACGATGCGCCCGAGGAAGAGCTGGCTGTCCTCGAAGCCGCGTTCCACCCCCTGGGTGCGGATGCCGATGGTGAAGCCTTCCACCAGGCGCACCTCCACCGTGCTGGCGTCGAGGTTGCGCAGCAGGATGCCGATGTCGCCCTCGTTCTCCCAGTCGCTGATGGTGGCGCGCAGCACGCGCAGCCCCTCGTAGAGCTTGGTGGCGTTGCGCGTGGCCGCGCCGTCGCCCAGCGTCAGCGCCGGCTGACCGGAGGGCCCGGCATAGATGATGCTGCCCTGCATGGTCAGGCCCACGGCGGGGCCAGGCAGCACCAGCGGCATGGTGGTGCGGAAGCTGCCCTCGCCGATGACGAGGTGGCGCGAGGCCGCGGCGGCCGCGTTCATCGCCGCCTGCAATGCGGGGCCGTCATCGGTCACGCCATCGCCCGTCGCGCCGAAGTCGCGCGCGGAGAGCGTCTCGGCCAGCTTGTCCTCCACGCTGCGCGGCACGGCCTGCGGGAAGACGGCCGAGATGGTGCCGGTGCGCGGAAAGGCGGTGACATTGCCCAGCGCGTCGAAGCCCAGCAGGCGCTCGGCGCGCGCGGCACGGGGCGGCAGGACGAGACCCGTCGGCGTCTCATCCAAGGCCACGCGCAGGCCGGAGCCCACCTCGTCGCGCACCTCCTGCAGGCCGGCCACCTGGCGGTCCAGCTCGTCATTGAGCGTGACCGCGCGCAGCAGCCCGTTGGGCTGGAAGTCCGTCGTGCGCTCGATGGCGATGCGCCGGACGAGGGCGATGCGCGTGCCCGTGACGGGCGGGGTGGCGAAGACCACCGTGCCGCCCTCGGAGGCACCCGCGCCCTGCACGGCGAAACCGGAGGCGAGCTGGATGCCGTCGGCCAGCACACGGAGGTTCTGCGCGGCGAAGATGGGGAAGGGGTAGGTGAAGGCGGTCTGCACCCCATCCGCCACGTAATGCACGCGCGGCGCGATGTCGCCGATGCGGATATGCTCTGACATGACGTGGCTCCTCAATCGAGCAGGCTGCGGACGGAATTCCCGAAGCTGGGCAATGCGCGCAGCAGCGAGGAGACCGTGGTCAACGAGCCATCGGGGTTGAGCAGGGACGCGCGGCCCGAGGCGAGCCGCGCGCGGAAGAGTTCATCGCTGTCCCGCTGGCCGGCGGCGGCATCGGCGCGCAGCCCCGCCTGCACGGCGGCGGCGGAACCGTCATCCGCCGACAATCCGCCGGCGGCGAGGCGCGCGCGGGTGGAGGCCAGGGTGCGCGCCAGCCTCTCGCCGCGCAGCCTGGCCTCGGCCTGCTGCTGGAGCTGAAGCTGTTCCTGGCGTGCGGCCTCGGCCTGCTGCTGGATCTCCACCTGCGCGCGCTGCTGGGCGCGCGACTGGGCCGCCTGCTGCTGCTGCGCGTAGACGCCGAAGCCGGTCGAGGCGAGGGTCGCGAGGGGGGCTAGGGCGGCCATCAGGCGTTCGTCCTCATGTCGGTGGTGACGGAGAGCAGGGTGAAGGCCAGCGGCGCATCGCCCGTGATGCGCCACAGCGGCCGCAGCGCGTCGCGCGACCAGCCGAGTGCGGCGATGCGTGCATCGCCCGTGAAACGCGGCGGCGGCGCATCGAGCAGCGGCGTGTCGAAGCGACGGAATGGCACGGGCTTGGGCCCGCGCCCGAGGTCGAGCTGGAGCGATTGCGTGTCCAGAAGCCGGAAGCCCACACCCACCAGCCGCAGCGGGATGGCGGCGCCGATGGCGTTGCCGAGGTCGGGCGGCAGCGGCTCCACCTCATGCGCGTAGCGCAGGCCGATCTGCACCGAGGCGGCGCCAGGGTTGATGGTGACGGCGCCACCCGAGACCAGCGCGTCCTCGCGCGGGGCGCCTTCGGCCAGCACGCCGGCCACCTGGCCGGAGAGATGGCCAAGTCCCGTCCAGACCGTCAGCGGCACGTTGCTCACGCCTTCCAGCGCGGCATCCAGCATCAGCGCGTTGTCGAAGCGCTCCAGGCGCAGCGTGCCGTCGCGCTCCACCAGGCAGAAGACGCGGCCTTCAACTTCGGCCACGGCGCGGAAGGCACCTTGCGTCTCCTGCCGCGTCCAGGCCGTCACCTGCTCCGCGCGGAACAGGGTGAGCGTGGCGAGCGAGCCATCCTCCATCGCCACATGCAGCAGGCGGTGCGCCTGGTCATAGGCCATGGCGACGGGCTGCTGGATGAGGTGCGCGGCCACCAGCGCGAGGTCATTCGCCTGATAGGCCTGCTGCACGTCGGTATAGGCGAATTCGTGGATGGCGCGGCCGCTGCGCGCGGCGAAGATGGTGCTGCCATCCACATCGACCGGCTGGATGATGCGCGTGGCGCTGCTGCCGATGCGCGTCTGCCGGTTGAGCTGGATGGAGGAGGGCGTCAGCGGATCACCCGTCACCATCCATTCGCCGCCCGTGGTGAAGACCTGCAGGTGGCGGCCCGAGAAGACGGCGCGGATGGCGTTCACCTGGTCGGAGACCAAGCCGAATTCGATGCCCTCGTCGTCCAGGCCGCCGCCGCGGTCGAAGTTGAAGATCTGCCCGGAGCGCGAGAGCCACAGCCGGTTCGGCAGGTCCCGCGAGCCGCCGATGACCAGCCGGTCCTGGTGGAAGCAGCAGGTGACGGGCCAGCCGCGCACGGGGCTGAAGGCCGCTTCCTCCCAATCGGCGCTGGCATTGGTGTCGGGCAGCGCCTCGGCCGGGTTCCACGTGACCTGCGAGGGGTTGGGCACCGCCACGACCGTGCCCGCCTGGCCACGGAAGCGCAGCGTGGTGCCGAGATGCCCCGCCTCGAAGACCGGCGCCGAGGCGGAGAGCGTGACCAGCCCCGAGACGGCGCTCGGCGCCAGGGTGATGCCCGGCGGCGCGAAGCGGAAGCCCGGAATGGCCACCCACTCCCAGCCTGACACGAGCCAGCTGGTGTGGCTGGTGCGCGTGACGCGCTGCGGCGGCATGTCGGGGTGGCAGACCAGCAGCGTGTCGGCCGATTGCGTGAAGCCGAGCTGCGGCAGCATCGCCCCGGTCCAGGGGCCCGTGCCCTGCGCGACCATCACGTCGCCGAGATAGACCTGGAATTCCTGGTGCAGCAGCACCAGCAGATAGGCCTGCTCCGTGTTGAACTCGAAGGCGACAAGGCGGGCGGGGCCGGGCAGTGTCGCCACATGGCGCAGCCCGGGGCGGCGCGTGATGCCGCCGGTGGGCTGGATGAAGACGTTACGCAGGCGCTTGGCGCCATTGGCATAGGCGCGCAGATCGGCGCGGCCCAGCATCTCGGGCGAGAGCTCGCCCGCGGTGAAGTTGGTCTTGACCTGTCGCAGCTCGGCCATCGTGTCACCCCCGCGCCTGGATCAGCGGGAAGCCCTGGATGGCGCGCGGCGTGGCCTGCTGGCTGTCGGCGCGGCGGGCCTGGCGCAGCTCCGTCTCGGCCTGGCCGAACAGCATCTGGGCGCGCGTGGTGCTCTCGGTCAGCGGGATGCAGAACTCCGCCGAGAGGCGGGCCACCAGGGCGGCGGCGAAGAATCCGGGGAAGGCGCTCTCCGCGGGGCGGAAGATGTAGGTCAGCGTCACCTGCTCGGCGTCGCAATGCAGGCGGTCTTCCAGCAGGCGGTATTCGAGGCCCCGCCCGCTGCCCGGCGCCCCGGCCGAGAGCGCGCGCAGGAAGCCCGTGGGGAGCTGGAAGGCATACCGGAAATCCGCCGTGGGCGTGGCCGAGAGGCGCGGCAGGGTGGATTGGCCGGTGGCGAAGCTCCAGGGATGGGAGGAGAGCAGCGCGTCGCGCACGCCCTCATAGAGGCCGGCCGCGACCTCGGCCTCGCCCGTGCCTTCGTCGAAGCTGGCGATGGTCTGCGCGCCCAGGCGCAGCAGGGCGCGCGAGCAGAGTTCGAGGGCGGTCAGCGCCATCGCGTGTCACTCCGTTGACGTGGGGGGGTGCCGCCGGCCCGTGCGGGGCCGGCAGCGATTCAGCCTTGGATCAGGCGACTTCGCGGCAGCGCATGCGCACCACGCCGCTGTCGTCCACCAGCACGGCGCCCTGGCTCATCATGCTGTTCACGAAATGCGCGGCACGGTCGCCATGCCAGGTCACGTCGGTGACGATCTCCTGCGCCGAGGCGTGGGCCACGCTGGTGCGGTGGTAGAAGTAGCAGAAGCGCAGCTCACCCACCTGGGTCAGGCCGCTGTGCGGGATCCAGGTGGCGCCCAGCCAGCGTTTGGCCTGGCTGCCCTTCCAGGGCAGGTCGTCCTCGCCCACGAAGGCGGAGTTGGCGAATTCGCTGATGGTCAGCAGCTCGCTCCACTGCTTCCAGCCGACGATGGCATAGCGCTGGC from Roseococcus microcysteis includes these protein-coding regions:
- the terL gene encoding phage terminase large subunit, which translates into the protein MEKPADLLEFTWMWNRAQELRTPALHRRILLWLEDRPSNRMLLMAFRGCGKSTLVGLLCAWSLYRNPELRIMVLAAEQSLAARMVAHVRRVLERHPLCRPLLPEDGEAWATDRFTVARRSALRDPSMFAQGLQGNITGARADLIICDDVEVPGNCDTPGKRHELRERLAETEFILTPGGAILYVGTPHTEESLYRPGDDFLRGYARLEVPILDAEGRSAWPERFSEPAIAAIRRRVGPMHFARQMLLQPVPAAAARLDPALLLRYAEQTEYVEAQGRPQLWLLGRRMVSGGGFWDPAFGREKGGDGSVLAATYMDGENHHFIHRVEWITQRADAADDPATQQCRQVAALARDLHLPVVRVETNGLGRFLPALLKREMARAGAACQVLEHASHRPKAERILAAFDPLLAARRLYAHEGVMTSAFAREMAEWRPDAKGARDDALDAVAGAILAEPVRMPALPPQPRGPSWRG
- a CDS encoding glycosyl hydrolase family 28-related protein — translated: MSEHIRIGDIAPRVHYVADGVQTAFTYPFPIFAAQNLRVLADGIQLASGFAVQGAGASEGGTVVFATPPVTGTRIALVRRIAIERTTDFQPNGLLRAVTLNDELDRQVAGLQEVRDEVGSGLRVALDETPTGLVLPPRAARAERLLGFDALGNVTAFPRTGTISAVFPQAVPRSVEDKLAETLSARDFGATGDGVTDDGPALQAAMNAAAAASRHLVIGEGSFRTTMPLVLPGPAVGLTMQGSIIYAGPSGQPALTLGDGAATRNATKLYEGLRVLRATISDWENEGDIGILLRNLDASTVEVRLVEGFTIGIRTQGVERGFEDSQLFLGRIVNNKIGLDAHTVTAAAWNTSVRYFGGHFAIASSLYPDKDRFGVRFSAEPGAYVAHNRHVFFGPNFELQAANRPILGVPFLSTVSSRAVLAYGMRMEGCSPFAGRHTSSAQDHVYEVAWASQAYQLDIDYAPGATRVGGVVRALHQAAAHREFTREVASVPSLRAAAFRWTATQTGFDRLACLSSNVGGTPTTLAQFAFPGLDAYALGAEGVTLQGGRGLGFVVDARRTKEFALAVDGDNPRLVIQCFDASMNLLTDVNGPLVRASGQSLAWNATARWWQGSADMNDANLTRLQVVRLQPSVGYAIIGVARIGVDYEVRAMRLACDPSQAPALLYGLPGLPHGARELRAEQGYEGVTLAAGSTAQVNVPVPGARPGDFAQAAYSLSTSAIVFLAQIGAQDVVTVTMWNRSGGSVTLNAGTVRVRAVKS